The Carassius gibelio isolate Cgi1373 ecotype wild population from Czech Republic chromosome B12, carGib1.2-hapl.c, whole genome shotgun sequence genome has a segment encoding these proteins:
- the ndufb8 gene encoding NADH dehydrogenase [ubiquinone] 1 beta subcomplex subunit 8, mitochondrial translates to MRAALSQDPVRMAAFRAALLTRALTKGKTPGISNIIIGTRSASGPSKDILPGPYPRTPEEMAAAAKKYNMTLEDYKPYPDDGMGYGDYPMLPERSQQERDPWTQWDHPDFRRNWGEPIHWDFDMYIRNRVDTSPSPVDWRTMRNQLLGFVGFMMLMFGLGEMFPSYQPVAPKQYPYSDLYLERGGDPEKEPELVKHYEI, encoded by the exons ATGCGCGCTGCCCTCAGTCAGGATCCAGTCAGGATGGCGGCCTTCAGAGCGGCTCTCCTGACCCGAGCTCTAACTAAAGGAAAAACACCGGGAATCTCAAACATTATCATCGGAACAAGATCAG CATCTGGTCCTTCTAAGGACATCTTACCCGGTCCGTACCCCAGAACCCCAGAGGAGATGGCAGCAGCAGCCAAGAAATACAACATGACGCTGGAAGATTACAAACCTTATCCTGATGATGGCATGGG GTACGGTGATTACCCCATGCTCCCGGAGCGATCGCAACAAGAGAGAGACCCCTGGACTCAGTGGGACCATCCAGATTTCAGGAGGAACTGGGGAGAGCCG ATACACTGGGACTTTGACATGTACATCAGGAACAGGGTTGACACGTCTCCGAGTCCCGTGGATTGGAGGACCATGAGGAACCAGCTGCTGGGGTTCGTGGGGTTCATGATGCTGATGTTTGGTTTGGGCGAGATGTTCCCCAGCTATCAGCCCGTG GCTCCTAAACAGTATCCGTACAGCGACCTGTATCTGGAGAGAGGCGGAGATCCTGAGAAAGAACCAGAACTTGTCAAACATTATGAAATCTAA